In Bradyrhizobium sp. 1(2017), one DNA window encodes the following:
- a CDS encoding sigma-70 family RNA polymerase sigma factor codes for MPATDDVQKAQRFREAALPYLDDVYTLARYLLRDPSDAEDAVQECYLRALKHFDSYRGPAMKPWLFAILRNVCNAEYARRAHRPSAIEDTPGAAEQTPIWQETGMSPETEVLRSRDAGAIRKLIDALAEPFRETFVLREINNLSYREIAEAVGAPVGTVMSRLARARAMLRAAWTAEEEQAR; via the coding sequence ATGCCGGCCACCGACGATGTACAGAAGGCGCAGCGCTTCCGGGAGGCAGCTCTGCCCTATCTCGACGACGTCTACACGCTCGCGCGCTATCTCTTGCGCGATCCATCCGACGCCGAGGATGCGGTGCAGGAATGCTATCTGCGCGCCCTGAAGCACTTCGACAGCTATCGCGGACCGGCGATGAAGCCCTGGCTGTTCGCGATCCTGCGCAACGTCTGCAACGCAGAATATGCGCGGCGTGCGCACAGGCCCAGCGCGATCGAGGATACGCCCGGCGCCGCCGAGCAGACGCCGATCTGGCAGGAGACTGGGATGAGCCCGGAGACCGAAGTGCTGCGCAGCCGCGATGCCGGCGCGATCCGCAAGCTGATCGACGCACTCGCCGAACCGTTCAGGGAAACCTTCGTGCTGCGGGAGATCAACAACCTGTCCTATCGTGAAATTGCCGAGGCCGTCGGCGCGCCCGTCGGCACCGTGATGTCCCGCCTCGCCCGCGCCCGCGCCATGCTGCGCGCGGCCTGGACGGCGGAAGAGGAGCAAGCGAGATGA
- the hpnO gene encoding aminobacteriohopanetriol synthase HpnO has translation MHSPNPDMSQLFADRQAQRSTLHNRYLNEQMVRVLKTIGYDVGFQKGQGQYLYDREGARYLDLLSGFGVFAIGRNHPVMREALKSVLDADLPNLVQFDVSTLAGVLAERLLKYVPYLDKAFFANSGAECVEAAIKFARGATGRPGIVYCAHGYHGLTYGALSLTGDSNFRTGFEPLLPGCTSIPFNDLAALEKALASREVAAFVVEPIQGKGVNMPNDEFLPGAAALCKKYGTLFVADEIQTGMGRTGRFLAVEHWNVEPDMVLLSKSLSGGHVPVGAVLTRKAIFDKIFNQMDRAVVHGSTFSKNDLAMAAGIATLDVMESEKLIESAAKRGAELRLALTRMVPGYELMKEVRGKGLMIGVEFGPPKSLRLRASWNVLETANKGLFCQLITVPLFKDHKILTQVAGHGSHTIKLLPPLTITEEDCSWIEKAFDDVIAGSHKVPGAIWSLGKTLVDNAVRRSA, from the coding sequence ATGCACAGTCCAAATCCAGACATGTCTCAGCTGTTCGCGGACCGTCAGGCCCAGCGCAGCACCCTGCATAACCGATACCTGAACGAGCAGATGGTTCGGGTCCTCAAGACGATCGGCTACGACGTCGGTTTCCAGAAGGGGCAGGGGCAGTATCTCTACGACCGCGAGGGGGCGCGCTATCTCGACCTCCTGTCCGGCTTTGGCGTGTTCGCAATCGGGCGCAATCATCCCGTCATGCGCGAGGCGCTCAAGAGCGTGCTCGATGCCGACCTGCCCAACCTCGTCCAGTTCGACGTCTCGACGCTGGCCGGCGTGCTGGCCGAGCGCCTTCTGAAATACGTCCCTTATCTCGACAAGGCGTTCTTCGCCAATTCCGGCGCGGAATGCGTCGAGGCCGCCATCAAGTTCGCGCGCGGCGCGACCGGCCGTCCCGGCATCGTCTATTGCGCCCACGGCTATCACGGCCTGACCTATGGCGCGCTGTCGCTGACGGGTGATTCGAACTTCCGCACCGGCTTCGAGCCCCTGCTGCCGGGCTGCACGTCGATCCCGTTCAACGATCTGGCCGCGCTGGAAAAGGCGCTGGCCTCGCGCGAGGTCGCGGCCTTCGTCGTCGAGCCGATCCAGGGCAAGGGCGTCAACATGCCCAACGACGAATTCCTGCCCGGCGCGGCTGCGCTCTGCAAGAAATACGGCACGCTGTTCGTCGCCGACGAGATCCAGACCGGCATGGGCCGTACCGGCCGCTTCCTCGCGGTCGAGCACTGGAACGTCGAGCCCGACATGGTGCTGCTGTCGAAGTCGCTGTCGGGCGGCCACGTGCCGGTCGGTGCGGTGCTGACGCGCAAGGCCATCTTCGACAAGATCTTCAACCAGATGGACCGCGCGGTGGTCCACGGTTCCACCTTCTCCAAGAACGACCTCGCGATGGCCGCAGGCATCGCCACGCTCGACGTCATGGAGTCCGAGAAGCTGATCGAGTCCGCCGCCAAGCGCGGCGCCGAGCTGCGCCTCGCCCTGACGCGCATGGTGCCCGGCTACGAGCTGATGAAGGAAGTGCGCGGCAAGGGCCTGATGATCGGCGTCGAGTTCGGCCCGCCGAAATCGCTCCGCCTGCGCGCCTCCTGGAACGTGCTGGAGACCGCCAACAAGGGCCTGTTCTGCCAGCTCATCACCGTGCCCCTGTTCAAGGATCACAAGATCCTGACCCAGGTGGCTGGCCACGGCAGCCATACCATCAAGCTCTTGCCGCCGCTCACGATCACCGAGGAAGATTGCAGCTGGATCGAGAAGGCGTTCGACGACGTCATCGCCGGCAGCCACAAGGTCCCCGGCGCGATCTGGTCGCTCGGCAAGACCCTGGTGGACAACGCGGTGAGAAGGTCGGCCTGA
- a CDS encoding cupredoxin domain-containing protein — protein sequence MKTLNRRDFGVDLGLALAAAILLPATSARADDMEVHIDNFVFQPAELKIKVGTTVTWTNRDDIPHTIVSAGKFRSKTLDTDDKFSFTFTNAGDYKYFCSLHPHMTGMIKVE from the coding sequence ATGAAGACACTCAATCGCCGCGACTTCGGTGTCGACCTCGGTCTCGCTTTGGCCGCGGCCATCCTGCTGCCCGCAACGAGCGCCCGTGCCGACGACATGGAAGTCCATATCGACAACTTCGTTTTCCAGCCGGCCGAGCTCAAGATCAAGGTCGGCACTACCGTGACCTGGACCAACCGGGACGACATTCCCCACACGATCGTCTCGGCCGGCAAGTTCAGGTCCAAGACCCTGGACACCGACGACAAGTTCTCCTTCACCTTCACCAATGCGGGCGACTACAAATATTTTTGTTCGTTGCATCCGCACATGACGGGGATGATCAAGGTTGAGTAA
- a CDS encoding anti-sigma factor family protein: protein MTCDEARILLHALLDNELDAGHAREVEAHIAGCPDCAAELAAQREMQRVLKDTNLRYTAPASLRARIEASLPEPQRRQPTRRSVLRGFAMGSAVSALAASGVVAVVLRQDDQQRILSEVVSAHLRSLQAGHLTDVISTDQHTVKPWFNGKLDVAPPVIDLTAQGFTLVGGRLDYIDARAIGAVVYKRRQHVINLFVSQTSNAEYRAPKTETMQGFNCRRWGNRGLNFWAVSDLGADELAEFVAKFETAMKANVEG, encoded by the coding sequence ATGACCTGCGACGAAGCAAGGATCCTGCTTCACGCGCTGCTCGACAACGAGCTCGATGCCGGCCATGCGCGCGAGGTCGAAGCCCATATCGCCGGTTGCCCGGACTGCGCGGCAGAGCTCGCGGCGCAACGCGAGATGCAGCGCGTCCTCAAAGATACCAATTTGCGCTACACCGCGCCGGCCAGCCTGCGCGCGCGCATCGAAGCCTCGCTGCCTGAGCCGCAGCGCCGGCAACCGACCCGCCGCTCCGTGCTGCGTGGCTTTGCGATGGGCTCGGCGGTCTCTGCGCTCGCGGCCTCCGGCGTCGTCGCCGTGGTGCTGCGCCAGGACGACCAGCAGCGCATTCTGTCGGAGGTCGTCTCCGCGCATCTGCGCTCGCTTCAGGCCGGCCACCTCACCGACGTGATCTCGACCGATCAGCACACGGTCAAACCTTGGTTCAATGGCAAGCTCGACGTCGCCCCGCCCGTGATCGACCTCACCGCGCAAGGTTTTACGCTGGTCGGCGGCCGGCTCGACTACATCGACGCCCGCGCCATCGGCGCCGTCGTCTACAAGCGCCGCCAGCACGTCATCAACCTGTTCGTATCGCAGACATCGAACGCGGAATATCGCGCGCCGAAGACCGAGACCATGCAGGGCTTCAACTGCCGCCGCTGGGGCAATCGCGGCCTGAACTTCTGGGCCGTCAGCGATCTCGGCGCCGACGAGCTCGCCGAGTTCGTCGCGAAGTTCGAGACGGCGATGAAGGCGAATGTGGAGGGGTAG
- a CDS encoding DUF2147 domain-containing protein, with translation MRLALYTGIILAGGFTCLTPALAADPTGDWRVADGVANIRVAQCSGSMWGAVSWEKQPGGRDENNPDASKKNRPTLGMATLIDMKKKPGVDQWEGQVYNAKDGQLYSATITPAGPDQLEIKGCVMGFLCGGETWTRVGPPIPLSSANAIAKGAPKSTGAAPKAPATTGATAPAPAPAAPKAAAKPGQKGADQVGDICLLPEIAGFAH, from the coding sequence ATGCGTTTAGCCCTTTACACCGGAATTATACTGGCTGGCGGTTTCACCTGTCTGACCCCCGCGCTCGCCGCGGACCCGACCGGCGACTGGCGGGTCGCCGACGGCGTCGCCAACATCCGTGTCGCCCAATGCAGTGGCAGCATGTGGGGCGCGGTTTCCTGGGAAAAACAGCCCGGCGGCCGCGACGAGAACAATCCGGATGCTTCAAAAAAGAACAGGCCGACGCTGGGCATGGCGACCCTGATCGACATGAAGAAGAAGCCCGGCGTCGATCAGTGGGAAGGTCAGGTCTACAACGCGAAGGACGGGCAGCTCTATAGCGCGACCATCACGCCCGCAGGCCCCGACCAGCTCGAGATCAAGGGCTGCGTGATGGGCTTCCTGTGCGGGGGCGAGACCTGGACCCGCGTTGGCCCGCCGATTCCCTTGAGCTCCGCCAACGCCATCGCCAAGGGCGCGCCGAAGTCCACCGGCGCGGCACCGAAAGCCCCCGCAACGACCGGGGCCACAGCGCCTGCACCTGCGCCTGCCGCCCCGAAGGCGGCCGCCAAGCCCGGTCAGAAGGGCGCCGACCAGGTCGGCGACATCTGCCTACTCCCTGAGATTGCGGGGTTTGCCCATTAG
- a CDS encoding metallophosphoesterase family protein, with product MSGHDHGDDGVSRRTVLECMTWAGTGVLWTITGGVPRSLGIIDSAQAKTAAAPGMTFLQISDSHVGFDKPANPNALGTLEEAVNKINAMPAKPSFMIHTGDITHLSKAAEFDNAERIISQSKLDVHYVPGEHDFLDEEVKFYRERYGRGTKGAGWYSFDAGGVHFIGLVNVVDLKAGGLGNLGAEQLAWLEDDLRGKSKSTPIVLFAHIPLWTVYPEWGWGTEDGGRALEYVKGFGSVTVLNGHIHQVMQKVEGNVTFHTARSTAFPQPAPGAAPSPGPMNVEDARLRSMLGVASVNFKQNEQRLAIIDTPLQG from the coding sequence ATGAGCGGACACGATCACGGGGACGACGGCGTCAGCCGCCGCACGGTGCTGGAATGCATGACCTGGGCCGGCACCGGGGTGCTCTGGACCATTACCGGCGGGGTGCCGCGCTCGCTCGGCATCATCGATTCCGCGCAAGCTAAGACTGCCGCCGCGCCGGGCATGACCTTCCTCCAGATCAGCGACAGCCATGTCGGCTTCGACAAGCCGGCCAACCCCAACGCGCTCGGCACGCTGGAGGAAGCGGTCAACAAGATCAACGCGATGCCGGCAAAGCCTTCCTTCATGATCCACACCGGCGACATCACGCATCTGTCGAAGGCCGCCGAGTTCGACAATGCAGAGCGCATCATCTCGCAGAGCAAGCTCGACGTGCACTACGTGCCCGGCGAGCATGATTTCCTCGACGAGGAGGTGAAGTTCTATCGCGAGCGCTATGGCCGCGGCACCAAGGGTGCGGGCTGGTACTCGTTCGACGCCGGCGGCGTGCACTTCATCGGGCTCGTCAACGTCGTCGACCTCAAGGCCGGCGGGCTCGGCAATCTCGGCGCCGAGCAGCTCGCCTGGCTCGAGGACGATCTGCGCGGCAAATCCAAGTCGACGCCGATCGTGCTGTTCGCCCACATCCCGCTCTGGACCGTCTATCCCGAATGGGGCTGGGGCACCGAGGACGGTGGCCGAGCGCTCGAATACGTCAAGGGTTTTGGCTCGGTCACCGTGCTGAACGGGCACATCCACCAGGTGATGCAGAAGGTCGAGGGCAACGTCACCTTCCACACCGCGCGCTCGACCGCCTTCCCGCAGCCGGCGCCGGGGGCCGCCCCCTCGCCCGGACCGATGAACGTCGAGGACGCAAGGCTGCGCTCGATGCTCGGGGTCGCCAGCGTCAACTTCAAGCAGAACGAGCAGCGGCTCGCGATCATCGACACGCCGCTGCAGGGCTGA